Within the Deltaproteobacteria bacterium genome, the region CACCATCGCCGCGACCCGGCGCAACACCGGTATGACCGTGATCCTCGCCGTCAGCTACGGCGGGCGCGAGGAGATCGCGCGCGCCGCGCGCGCCGTCGCCCGGCGCGTCCGGCGCGGCGAGCTCGACCCCGACCGGATCACCGCCGGCACGCTCGCCAAGCACCTCGGCACGAGCGGCATCCCGGATCCCGATCTCCTGATCCGCACCAGCGGCGAGATGCGCCTCAGCAACTTCTTCCTCTGGCAGCTCGCGTACACCGAGATGTACGTGACCGACACCCTGTGGCCCGACTTCCGCGAGCGCGACTACCTCCAGGCGCTCGCCTTCTTCCAGCAGCGCCAGCGCCGCTTCGGCCGTACGTCCGCCCAGGTCGAGCGCGAGAAGCTGCGCGCAGCGAACTAGGTGAGGTCGTCGCCGGTTGCGGCGCCAGGCCTCGGGGGGAGGCCGAGCGCGAGAGCGCTCGAGCCGGCCGACGGGGTCCGGGGGCAGCGGAGCAGCGCAGCGCGCGGAGCGTGCGAGCAGCGGACGGGCCCCCGGGTGATTTAGTCAAATGTTGCGCACCCGGCTTGCCACGGCGGCCATCGCGCTGCCGGGCCTGTGGCTCATCGTCGAGTACCTGCCGACGCACGTGTTCGCGGGCTTCATCATGGCGGTGGCGGCGATCGCGCTGTTCGAGTATTTCGCGATGGCGCTGCCCGGCGACGCCGTGGAGCGTGCGGCCGGCCTCCTGTGGGGGCTCGTGATCGCCGGGGGCGTCGCCTCGCGGCGGCCGGAGGTATGGGG harbors:
- a CDS encoding isoprenyl transferase; this encodes MVEIDPTHLPRHVAVIMDGNGRWAERRGLPRLQGHRVGKESVRAVVETSRRLGIRYLSLYAFSTENWRRPPREVDGLMALLRRYLATELGKMMKHQIRLLAVGSLRRLPLPVRGALRATIAATRRNTGMTVILAVSYGGREEIARAARAVARRVRRGELDPDRITAGTLAKHLGTSGIPDPDLLIRTSGEMRLSNFFLWQLAYTEMYVTDTLWPDFRERDYLQALAFFQQRQRRFGRTSAQVEREKLRAAN